The Perca fluviatilis chromosome 17, GENO_Pfluv_1.0, whole genome shotgun sequence region GAGTCTGGATAATATTAATGTAAGTAAAACAGTGATTGAACTGTCCGATCTGAATGTTTTATTTGAGTGCTTCATTTATATGTGACTCACTGTCTGGAGTGAGCTGTTTGCATTGTCAGAGAGGTGTCCCTAATAAAGTGAACAGTCAGTGTTGCAAAAAATGGGATCAGGAGGTCAGCACACTTTAATATCAATCTGCACCTTACACCTCACCTTTAATTAGGATAATAACACAACCAACAGTACCACAGTGTTGAGAGTCTTGGCCATTACATCAATTTACtccatttaacaaaaaaagtggaaCAGTTAGGTCTACTGTATCCTTCCTAATCTCTAATCTCATCAAAATCACAAATTACACACCAAGACCTGGTAGCACATCACCCCAACCCTCATCCACCTTCATTGGCTCCCAATTAAGTCCTGCATCAAATATAAAAATCCTCCTtctcacctacaaatccctccatgccTTGGCCCCACTGTACCTCTCCGACCTCCTCTATCCATACACCCCACCCTGAAACCTGCGGTCCTCAGAtctccattccccacaccagactctgtaccttctgagacagagcctttagtgttgcagccccatccgTCTGGAACCCCCTCCCTGCAGATATTcgaaatgctacatccctgtaacaccacctgttcaccacagcctacaacctcccttaactgtaattctgtaaagtgtccttgggtttcatgaaaggtgctatataaataaaagttattattattattacttttttattattaatctaTGTGACATGACCCAGCCCCTTTACCACAGCGACGCAGTTTACCATCCATCTCCATCCTGTGATCaaagagactgtgtgtgtgtgtgtgtatatgtgtgtgtgtgagagagcaaaagagagaaagagagagagtgtgtgtgtgtctgtccatgcgtgcgtgcgagtgtgcatgcgtgcgtgcgtgagcaACTGTGTGTGGATGGACCATGTGAAATTAAGTATTCTGTCTAGCAGATTCCTTCAACATTTAATCACATTTGATATATATTTTGGTATATATTCTTGGATGCCCTGAGTAGGGCAACAACTACTGGTCCATTCACTAAGATGAGTGACAGTTACATTTCTGGGcagaaggaaaaagagagatgcAAAGGGAAAGAATGGAGCGAGAGAGCATGGAAACTCTCTCAGCCATGTAGGAGAACCCACTCACTTATAACGTAATGCTCAGCGAGCTGCACAACATTTTAGAAGGGTCAAATGGTGAAGCAATGACTGTCTGTGACCCCGGCctctatttatatttatatatatacaggcaGTATGCAGTATAAAGTCCATTCAAAAAATCAGCAAATCAGCCAAGAAATAGTATTTTAAAACTACGAAGgcatattatttcttttatccAGAATTTGTTGCAGTGATTACAGCAGTGTTCACTTGTTCACTATTATTAAATGTTTAGTATTATAACATTCTTTCTCTTATAACTTACATAGTTATCGATGGCTTATCTTCTTGGTGAAGCAGAATAATCTTTGGTCAAGAGCCCTCTCAAAGGTGTTGGAAACAATGCCTAACTCCACCCTATATGAGATTGCATTCACTACTATACATGCCATTGCAGATGATATAGCATAATGAAATGTGTACATTGCATGCTACAGGTCTTAACTCAATGTATTGTACTGGCAGAGATAAACGCTGCAGAAGGCACAGAAGGACCCTTACTACTTTAGCCAGATGTTACAGTGCAGATGCATTAACTCAATGATTCTCCCTCAGTGTGATGGGAGACACTGGTGTAGTGGAAAGTGAGATCATCTTCACTTTGAGATTTTGCTGACTTAAAATAAatcttttaaatacaaaaaataaatgttttaattgaAATACCTTATCTTTATTAAACTCTAATTCGAGGTCAACTGTAGCTTAATGTCCTTCCTGATACCATATTTGACATATTCTCAAAGTAATATAGAAACTGCTTATTTATCATCAGTGCACATCCTCCTCAAGCATATTTTGCAGGCTACTCTTACCATGAATGTCCTTCAGGTGGCGCCTAAGACTTGGCTTGTGTGCAAAGTGCACAGcacaatatttacatttatgggGCTTATCCCCTGTGTGTAGATTGAGGTGGTCTTGCAGCGTGGCCTTCTGGGAAAATGTCTTGTGGCACAGCGGGCATCGAAAAGGCTTGACGCCAGTGTGGACGTGTATGTGGCGGGTCAGGTTACTCCTCTGGGAAAAGCCTTTCTCGCAGACCAAACACAAGTACTCTCTGTGCTTCTTCAGGTGACCCACATAGCTCTCCAGGTGCTGGAAGACTCTGTCACACCTCCTGCAAAGGTACGGCCTCTGGACCAATATGCTGTCTGAATCTTCTGTCAGCTCATCTCCAGAACAATGACTCTTTGGTAGATGTGCTCCAGAGAGGCGAAACAGATTGGAGTCCATCAGCTCTCCACATTCTTGCAGTGGAGCTTCCAGCAATAAcacttcttcctcttctctttgcTCCTCCTCTGCTTCTCTATGTTGGTTCTGGGAACTTGATAGGATGGCTTGTTTGAGTCCTTGGCTGAACCTTGACTTGGACTGAATCTCAACCGCCCCTCCTTTCGTGGAACTTGCTTCCTGGATGCTGTTCCTGGGCTGGGTTACATCCCTTTCCTCCTGATTTTTGAAGCTGGTATTTGGCCAATCACTGTCATGCTGCTGGATTTCCTTCTCTGAATGTCTCTCCAGTTTCAAGGAAGCCAGTGTGGGACTGAGATACTGGGAGAGAGCCTGGGCACACTTCTCCACCACCTGACTCATCTGGAGGGCACTGGCGGCAGTCAGGTAGCTCACCATTTCTCTCAGAGGGACCTACAGTAATAGATATACAAGGGACCCCAATAAATTGATaataagaaaaaaggaaaaaacaactaACAGTACAAGATTCAAGTCTAACGTCCACTTGTgcactttaaacacacacaaaaacagaactaCAACCAGTGAGTAAAGTCATCTCAGTCATCTTAAACGTCCATAACACctactctgttgttgttgtaacaATATTTGTGTTCTTTATTTCTAGATTTGGTAGTATAGTTATATTCTGGATATTCTGCTCTGTTTTTACTGTAAGGAGTTTAGAGAAGCAGAAGATTATATTGCACCTCTAAGAGCCCGGTGTAGCAGGACAGGAGAAGTCTCTTGCCAACCTCCACACTGGAAACTATACCCAAGCTGAGCTCAGCCCGGCCTTCGTGGAGCAGGAATTGGTCACGTAGGAAGTCTGAGGACGCTGCGAGCACTGCTCTGTGACCGTGGAAGAGGAGAGGCTGCTGGGCAGTGGCGCTTTGCGGACCCCCAA contains the following coding sequences:
- the LOC120545535 gene encoding zinc finger and BTB domain-containing protein 26-like, giving the protein MSSSSDTLQFCFPTHGDSILSKINTLREEQRFCDITLLLGGPQSATAQQPLLFHGHRAVLAASSDFLRDQFLLHEGRAELSLGIVSSVEVGKRLLLSCYTGLLEVPLREMVSYLTAASALQMSQVVEKCAQALSQYLSPTLASLKLERHSEKEIQQHDSDWPNTSFKNQEERDVTQPRNSIQEASSTKGGAVEIQSKSRFSQGLKQAILSSSQNQHREAEEEQREEEEVLLLEAPLQECGELMDSNLFRLSGAHLPKSHCSGDELTEDSDSILVQRPYLCRRCDRVFQHLESYVGHLKKHREYLCLVCEKGFSQRSNLTRHIHVHTGVKPFRCPLCHKTFSQKATLQDHLNLHTGDKPHKCKYCAVHFAHKPSLRRHLKDIHGKSSLQNMLEEDVH